One window of the Sphaerochaeta associata genome contains the following:
- a CDS encoding NADH-quinone oxidoreductase subunit NuoF — protein MAFRNYILVCGGTACESSRSDQIYQNLIEECKAQGVADEVQVVKTGCFGFCEQGPIVKILPEDSFYVKVAPEDAKELISEHVVKGREVTRLLYDKESSRKHAKVEDIKFYQKQFRIVLRNCGFIDPENIDEYIAREGYQGLEKALFEMTGEEIIEELKTAGLRGRGGAGFPTWMKWNFSRQVQNDTKYVVCNADEGDPGAYMDRSTCEGDPHSVLEAMTICGKTIGAHQGFIYIRAEYPLAIHRLEIAMKQAREYGLLGKNILGSGFDFDIEIRLGAGAFVCGEETALLQSIEGKRGMPQPRPPFPAVKGLWGQPTVINNVETWANVPVILTKGGNWFNKIGTSDSKGTKVFALTGKIRNSGLVEVPMGTTLREIIYDIGGGIAHDKKFKAVQTGGPSGGVITEENLDTPIDFGSLVRIGSMMGSGGMIVMDEDDCIVDVAKFYLNFSVDESCGKCAPCRIGGKSLCNILEKITAGNGTLKDLDTLAAIGEAMKKGSLCALGQTTPNPVLSSMKHFKEEYLAHIVDKSCPSGTCKKLISYTINAEKCIGCTACARKCPVAAITGERKQIHVIDQALCIKCGVCMETCKFGAVEIH, from the coding sequence ATGGCGTTCAGAAACTACATCTTGGTCTGCGGAGGTACTGCTTGTGAGTCAAGCCGCTCGGACCAGATTTACCAGAACCTGATAGAGGAGTGCAAGGCACAGGGAGTCGCCGATGAAGTACAGGTCGTCAAGACCGGCTGTTTCGGTTTCTGTGAGCAGGGCCCGATCGTCAAGATCCTTCCCGAGGACTCTTTCTATGTAAAAGTTGCTCCCGAGGATGCCAAGGAGCTCATCAGCGAGCATGTGGTCAAGGGCCGCGAAGTCACTCGTCTGCTCTACGACAAGGAGTCGAGCCGCAAGCATGCAAAGGTTGAGGACATCAAGTTCTACCAGAAGCAGTTCCGCATCGTACTGCGCAACTGCGGTTTCATCGATCCCGAGAACATCGACGAATATATCGCCCGTGAAGGCTATCAGGGTCTGGAGAAAGCACTCTTTGAGATGACCGGCGAGGAAATCATCGAAGAGCTGAAGACTGCAGGACTGCGTGGTCGCGGCGGCGCCGGCTTCCCCACCTGGATGAAGTGGAACTTCTCCCGCCAGGTACAGAACGATACCAAGTATGTCGTCTGCAACGCCGACGAAGGGGACCCGGGTGCCTATATGGACCGCTCGACCTGTGAAGGCGACCCGCACTCGGTGCTCGAAGCCATGACCATCTGCGGCAAGACCATCGGAGCCCACCAAGGATTTATCTATATCCGCGCCGAGTACCCCTTGGCCATCCACCGCCTGGAGATTGCCATGAAGCAGGCCCGTGAATACGGCCTCTTGGGCAAGAACATCCTGGGCAGTGGTTTTGACTTCGACATCGAAATCCGTCTTGGAGCCGGTGCATTCGTCTGCGGCGAGGAAACCGCCCTGCTGCAGTCCATCGAAGGCAAGCGCGGCATGCCCCAGCCTCGTCCTCCATTCCCTGCAGTAAAGGGTCTGTGGGGCCAGCCGACGGTCATCAACAACGTTGAGACCTGGGCCAACGTCCCGGTGATTCTCACCAAGGGCGGCAACTGGTTCAACAAGATCGGGACATCCGACAGCAAGGGAACAAAGGTCTTCGCCCTCACCGGCAAGATCCGCAACTCCGGTCTGGTTGAAGTTCCGATGGGAACCACGCTTCGTGAGATCATTTACGACATCGGCGGCGGCATCGCTCATGACAAGAAGTTCAAGGCTGTGCAGACCGGCGGTCCGTCGGGCGGCGTCATCACCGAGGAGAACCTCGATACCCCGATTGACTTCGGCTCGCTCGTCCGCATCGGCTCGATGATGGGAAGCGGTGGTATGATCGTCATGGACGAAGACGACTGCATCGTCGACGTTGCGAAGTTCTACCTGAACTTCTCAGTTGATGAATCCTGCGGTAAATGTGCACCGTGCAGAATCGGTGGAAAGTCCCTGTGCAACATCCTGGAGAAGATTACTGCAGGCAACGGCACGCTCAAGGACCTGGATACCCTTGCTGCAATCGGTGAGGCTATGAAGAAGGGCAGTCTGTGTGCTCTGGGACAGACCACTCCCAACCCGGTCCTCTCTTCGATGAAACACTTCAAGGAAGAGTATCTCGCCCACATCGTGGACAAGAGCTGTCCCAGCGGTACGTGTAAGAAACTCATTTCCTACACGATCAACGCTGAGAAGTGTATCGGTTGTACGGCCTGCGCACGCAAGTGCCCCGTCGCTGCAATCACTGGCGAACGAAAACAGATTCATGTCATCGATCAGGCCCTGTGCATCAAGTGCGGCGTCTGTATGGAGACCTGTAAGTTCGGCGCCGTCGAAATCCACTAG
- a CDS encoding (2Fe-2S) ferredoxin domain-containing protein — MAKMTLEELRRLRDQKQSELQKRDIEGKDSRIVVGMGTCGIAAGAKTVLDTFLQVLDEKKIENVSVTQTGCMGLCYVEPTIEVIVPGMPDVIYGKVDAATARKIVEQHIIGKQLVTDHMFDRPAADIIKKNGGK, encoded by the coding sequence ATGGCTAAAATGACACTTGAGGAGCTGAGAAGGCTCAGGGACCAGAAGCAGAGCGAATTGCAGAAGCGTGACATCGAGGGAAAGGATTCCCGCATTGTAGTGGGAATGGGTACCTGCGGTATCGCCGCCGGTGCGAAAACCGTACTCGATACCTTCCTGCAGGTTCTGGACGAGAAGAAGATTGAAAATGTTTCGGTCACCCAGACCGGATGCATGGGCCTATGCTATGTAGAGCCGACCATCGAGGTCATCGTTCCCGGCATGCCCGACGTAATCTATGGAAAAGTGGATGCTGCAACCGCTCGCAAGATTGTTGAGCAGCACATCATCGGCAAGCAATTGGTGACCGACCATATGTTCGATCGGCCGGCAGCTGACATCATCAAGAAGAACGGGGGTAAATAA
- a CDS encoding ATP-binding protein gives MHICIDDYLLDIVQNSFEADSSQVELIVDQTEDRLNCTVRDNGKGMDAEVRKRVLDPFYTDGKKHAKRKVGLGLPFLSQACEACEGTFALHSEVGVGTTVEFSFNLAHLDAPPLGDLCATFVILLAHPLAKGFVIRRTISTVKGSGSYQLDKAELEDVLGNLTTSGTLNLLKEYVTSQEEDVRQYYVSLDLHKQKAPLSKQQEM, from the coding sequence ATGCATATCTGCATCGACGACTATCTGCTGGATATCGTTCAGAACTCTTTCGAAGCAGACAGTTCACAGGTTGAACTGATAGTGGACCAAACCGAGGACAGGCTCAACTGCACGGTTCGGGACAACGGGAAAGGGATGGATGCAGAGGTTCGGAAAAGGGTGCTCGACCCGTTCTATACAGATGGGAAGAAGCACGCAAAGCGTAAGGTAGGATTGGGGTTGCCGTTTCTCAGCCAGGCTTGTGAAGCCTGCGAGGGAACCTTCGCTCTCCACTCCGAAGTCGGGGTCGGTACCACCGTTGAGTTCAGTTTCAACCTGGCCCACCTTGATGCCCCTCCACTCGGGGACCTGTGTGCAACGTTCGTAATCCTGTTGGCCCACCCGCTGGCGAAGGGGTTTGTCATCAGACGGACGATCAGCACGGTCAAAGGTTCAGGAAGCTACCAGCTGGATAAGGCGGAGCTTGAGGATGTCCTCGGAAACCTGACCACCAGTGGAACCTTGAACCTGCTGAAGGAGTATGTGACTTCACAGGAAGAGGATGTACGGCAGTATTACGTGAGTCTGGATCTACACAAGCAAAAAGCGCCGCTTTCCAAACAACAGGAGATGTGA
- a CDS encoding complex I 24 kDa subunit family protein: MSDNNEFTFSPALVSFIKEWKTKPGNLIMVLHKVQQEQGYISREAADQVSALLDVPLATIWGVVSFYHFFKLTKPGKHNIQVCLGTACYLKGAQPIIDEIDKQLTLPVGSVTADGNFSLEAVRCVGCCGLAPVMTVGGEVFGKVTKDQISGIIAKFR; this comes from the coding sequence ATGTCGGACAATAACGAATTCACGTTCTCTCCCGCTCTGGTGTCTTTCATCAAGGAATGGAAAACCAAGCCGGGCAATCTCATCATGGTGCTCCACAAGGTACAGCAGGAACAGGGTTACATCTCCCGCGAGGCAGCGGATCAGGTGTCAGCCCTTCTGGACGTACCCTTGGCAACCATCTGGGGTGTCGTATCATTCTACCACTTCTTCAAGCTGACCAAGCCGGGCAAGCACAACATCCAGGTATGCCTTGGAACGGCTTGCTATCTGAAGGGTGCTCAGCCGATCATTGACGAGATTGACAAGCAGCTGACGCTGCCGGTCGGATCAGTCACCGCTGATGGCAATTTCTCCCTTGAGGCTGTGCGCTGTGTTGGTTGTTGCGGGCTTGCTCCCGTGATGACTGTCGGTGGAGAGGTTTTCGGCAAGGTCACAAAAGACCAGATTTCCGGAATCATCGCGAAGTTCAGGTAA
- a CDS encoding redox-sensing transcriptional repressor Rex, which produces MNNDQLIRITRYFRSLNRLKTIGLEKVFAHNLADAAGVSAAIVRKDFSQLGIHGQKRGGYEIHDLLVSLGEILGKGDSQNCIIIGCGRIGKALMHYNGFEPDGIRIVAGFDSDPLVYSDASHPVPIYPISRIDEVVEALEVTAGIITVPEQAASDSYDRLLKAGVMGILNFSPITLKPQATEDGRVPVVHNINIALELEQIFYELKFPKAK; this is translated from the coding sequence ATGAACAACGACCAACTTATACGAATCACCCGATACTTCCGCTCCCTTAATCGTCTGAAGACCATCGGACTTGAGAAAGTGTTTGCACATAACCTAGCCGATGCAGCCGGTGTTTCGGCTGCCATCGTGCGTAAAGATTTCTCCCAATTAGGAATCCATGGGCAGAAACGCGGCGGCTATGAAATCCATGACCTGCTCGTCTCCCTGGGCGAAATCCTGGGCAAGGGGGACAGCCAGAACTGCATCATCATCGGCTGTGGAAGAATCGGCAAGGCGTTGATGCACTACAACGGGTTCGAGCCGGACGGCATACGCATCGTCGCAGGCTTTGACAGCGACCCCCTGGTTTACAGCGATGCCTCCCACCCGGTGCCCATCTACCCCATCAGCCGTATCGACGAGGTGGTGGAAGCCCTGGAGGTAACAGCGGGCATCATCACCGTCCCCGAGCAGGCGGCTTCGGACAGCTATGACCGGCTGCTGAAGGCCGGTGTCATGGGAATCCTGAACTTCAGTCCCATCACCCTCAAACCACAGGCAACCGAGGATGGACGCGTACCGGTCGTGCACAACATCAACATAGCCTTGGAGCTGGAGCAGATTTTCTACGAGCTCAAGTTTCCCAAAGCAAAATAA
- a CDS encoding endonuclease/exonuclease/phosphatase family protein: MLIVLFLCLLLFSGCSCDIEGDPKAFRVLSYNVQNLFDARLDGGEYPEYQDPKVWTDRFYRMRLDTLSKVLLSDKLSFPDVIVLQEVEGLSVVEDLLSRYLGRKGYRWYAVAKGSDAAIAVAVISRHPIASTAVHGAEGIRPVLEATIATEAGDVCLFALHAKSQIGDGQALRLSLAKVVARASYERPGSAVLLCGDFNENPTSIWDSPSTQPALVDMSHPEAGRYQMAGSLGLVGSRTALAPSLYYCAYLDEGWKDSAPGSCSWDGLWHRYDQILANGKLFDGMGWEYESFSIENLPSLCSSDGRPFAWNVRTMQGISDHFPVLMTLRRR; the protein is encoded by the coding sequence ATGCTAATCGTACTGTTTCTCTGTCTGTTGTTGTTTTCCGGCTGCTCCTGTGACATCGAGGGCGACCCTAAAGCGTTCAGAGTCCTCTCCTACAATGTGCAGAATCTATTCGACGCCCGTTTGGACGGAGGCGAATATCCGGAGTATCAGGATCCCAAGGTCTGGACCGACCGCTTCTACCGCATGCGTCTGGACACTCTCTCCAAAGTGTTGCTTTCCGACAAGCTCTCCTTTCCTGATGTGATTGTCCTGCAGGAGGTGGAAGGGCTTTCCGTCGTCGAGGACCTGCTCTCACGGTATTTGGGCCGCAAGGGCTACCGCTGGTATGCGGTTGCGAAGGGCTCGGATGCCGCCATAGCCGTTGCCGTCATCAGCCGCCATCCCATCGCTTCCACAGCTGTGCATGGGGCTGAAGGAATCAGGCCGGTTCTGGAGGCGACCATCGCTACAGAAGCGGGGGATGTCTGCCTCTTCGCCCTGCATGCCAAAAGTCAAATTGGTGACGGACAGGCCCTCCGTCTCTCCCTTGCCAAGGTTGTTGCGCGGGCCTCATATGAGAGGCCTGGCTCGGCGGTATTGCTGTGCGGAGACTTCAATGAAAATCCCACCAGCATTTGGGACTCCCCGTCAACCCAGCCGGCTTTGGTGGATATGAGTCATCCCGAGGCAGGCAGGTATCAGATGGCCGGCTCTCTGGGCTTGGTTGGCAGCCGCACCGCCCTTGCACCCTCGCTCTACTACTGTGCATATCTGGATGAGGGTTGGAAGGACAGTGCACCTGGTTCCTGCAGTTGGGACGGGCTTTGGCACCGCTACGACCAGATTCTGGCCAACGGAAAACTGTTTGACGGGATGGGGTGGGAGTATGAGAGCTTCTCAATAGAAAACCTGCCGTCACTGTGCAGCAGCGACGGCAGGCCCTTTGCGTGGAATGTGAGGACCATGCAGGGCATCAGCGACCATTTCCCGGTTCTGATGACTCTCAGGCGGCGCTAG
- a CDS encoding MFS transporter, translating to MPKTKYLSEAEKRVGRKHMYRQELYNGVAYSLLGDTIVYLLAIYFGAGNIALGYISSASYIAGIVLPFVPQMFHGRNQIKVQSLVWVLRGVVCLGYLGLYVISGDLAVLLLLLVYTLFNIFRMIGIALNDSTLKNISSVSNRGKVVANVNAAYQSSSIVIRCLTALVLGIQRFGGLAGLIGLQMAGVFVNFFASREMSLIPSRSTIVYKKGRTVMVLFKEAMTDQMFRRRLILRWLSTAVAVIFGLTTPFLRLELGLSNSVVVVYSVVLGVSVMAASYVSKQFSDRLGSRPLVFFSTLFSLFFFMAWVLVTRTVNPIWFFVLGFLTNFFVALISLLTFRLVAQVMPDDETVPFNSMVNFVIAIIAFLVGIFSGFLADKGDIARNLFVLDGKVAGNGYTLVFLFAIALTMIETLVASRLQEVGAYSSQEAAQVIFSMHGIRAVSMIEKLEHTSDPAKRRFLMLSLGENFNNLATSELRQILASPFSPDKLEAVRTLADRPRKSLLDDLIKVARDDDSYVQLDAIAALGSYRKEEKAKDALVQLMLHGRWSSVRSMASKSLARITESTEYLSLVNELSHSAKHIDEVIDYLIAKRFMDKSGSFYQEFFISIEQGRSATFRQTRYAVIASFLKFGSPRLAQLYEQMNLGIPKDFLSPFLTEARDLNQIDLYYNEVLSYFKNQDWVALRDFCLGILDVSDVSFDPCFDNLKKGLLRSREMDIAHFDVQDALAMLYFSYSLGKNAKS from the coding sequence ATGCCCAAGACAAAATACCTCAGCGAGGCAGAAAAACGAGTAGGAAGGAAGCATATGTACCGCCAGGAGCTGTACAACGGCGTCGCCTACAGCCTGCTTGGTGATACCATTGTATATCTCCTTGCCATCTACTTCGGCGCCGGCAACATTGCCTTGGGCTACATCTCTTCTGCCAGTTACATAGCCGGAATCGTACTTCCGTTCGTGCCCCAGATGTTCCACGGGCGAAACCAGATCAAGGTGCAGTCACTGGTCTGGGTGCTTCGTGGAGTCGTATGCCTGGGCTATCTGGGCTTGTATGTGATATCCGGTGACCTGGCAGTGCTTCTGTTGCTGCTGGTCTATACGTTGTTCAACATCTTCCGCATGATCGGCATCGCGCTGAACGACTCGACGTTGAAGAACATCAGCAGTGTCTCCAACCGCGGCAAGGTCGTTGCCAACGTAAACGCGGCCTATCAGAGTTCTTCGATTGTCATCCGCTGCCTTACCGCCCTTGTATTAGGTATACAACGTTTTGGAGGCCTTGCAGGCCTGATCGGACTTCAGATGGCCGGTGTCTTTGTAAATTTCTTTGCAAGCCGCGAAATGTCCCTCATCCCGTCGCGCAGCACCATCGTCTACAAGAAGGGACGGACGGTCATGGTCCTTTTCAAGGAGGCGATGACCGATCAGATGTTCCGTCGTCGCCTGATTCTGCGCTGGCTTTCCACTGCAGTGGCCGTTATCTTCGGTCTGACCACACCATTTCTGCGTCTCGAACTGGGACTCTCAAACTCAGTGGTCGTCGTGTATTCGGTGGTCCTCGGTGTTTCGGTCATGGCCGCCAGTTATGTCAGCAAGCAGTTCTCAGACCGTCTTGGCTCCCGTCCCTTGGTCTTCTTCTCGACCCTGTTCAGTCTCTTCTTTTTCATGGCATGGGTCCTGGTCACCAGAACCGTCAACCCTATCTGGTTCTTTGTCCTGGGCTTTCTCACCAACTTCTTTGTTGCTCTGATCAGCCTTCTGACCTTCCGTCTGGTCGCCCAAGTCATGCCCGATGACGAAACGGTTCCCTTCAACTCGATGGTCAATTTCGTCATCGCCATCATTGCCTTCCTTGTGGGGATATTCAGTGGTTTTTTGGCGGACAAAGGTGATATAGCCCGAAACCTGTTCGTCCTTGACGGAAAGGTGGCCGGCAACGGGTACACCTTGGTGTTCCTCTTTGCCATCGCCCTGACCATGATTGAAACCTTGGTGGCAAGCAGACTTCAGGAAGTGGGTGCCTACTCCTCCCAAGAAGCCGCCCAAGTCATTTTCTCCATGCACGGCATCCGCGCCGTCTCCATGATCGAGAAGCTCGAGCACACCAGTGATCCTGCAAAACGCCGCTTCCTGATGCTCAGCCTGGGTGAGAACTTCAACAATCTGGCCACCAGCGAGCTCCGTCAGATTCTTGCAAGCCCGTTCTCTCCCGACAAGCTGGAGGCTGTGCGCACCCTTGCAGACCGGCCCAGAAAGTCCTTGCTCGATGACTTGATCAAGGTAGCCCGGGACGACGACTCCTATGTACAGCTCGATGCCATTGCGGCCCTTGGATCCTACCGTAAGGAAGAGAAGGCCAAGGATGCGCTTGTGCAATTGATGCTCCACGGCCGGTGGTCGTCGGTGCGGTCGATGGCCAGCAAGAGCCTGGCCAGGATCACCGAAAGCACCGAGTACCTGAGTCTGGTCAACGAGCTCAGCCACTCGGCAAAACATATCGATGAGGTGATCGACTATCTCATCGCCAAGCGATTCATGGACAAGAGCGGCTCGTTCTATCAGGAGTTCTTCATCTCCATAGAACAGGGACGCAGCGCCACTTTCCGTCAGACACGTTATGCCGTGATTGCAAGCTTCCTGAAGTTCGGCTCACCACGTCTTGCCCAGCTCTATGAACAGATGAACCTGGGTATTCCGAAGGATTTCCTCTCCCCGTTCCTCACCGAGGCGCGGGACCTGAATCAGATCGATTTGTATTACAATGAAGTGCTTTCTTATTTCAAGAATCAGGACTGGGTGGCCCTAAGGGATTTCTGCCTGGGAATCCTGGACGTCAGTGATGTCAGTTTCGACCCCTGCTTTGACAATCTGAAAAAGGGCCTATTGCGCTCGCGCGAGATGGATATTGCCCACTTCGATGTCCAGGATGCCCTGGCCATGCTCTATTTCAGCTACTCTTTGGGCAAGAACGCCAAGAGCTGA
- a CDS encoding ATP-dependent Clp protease proteolytic subunit yields the protein MPQEEEKKPAVQDPQIQEKLLKTRSILLSGEINKESAEAVIKQLLVLEGESNEPIKIFINSPGGDVDAGYAIYDMARFVTAPVTMIGMGLVASAASLVLLAVPAERRLALPNSTYLIHQPMSGMRGVATDIEIHAQHLEKLRLKLDALIASETGKSAEEVRLDTERDHWLSAEEAKAYGLVSRIVSSRSEL from the coding sequence ATGCCACAAGAAGAAGAAAAGAAGCCTGCCGTGCAGGATCCGCAGATACAAGAAAAGCTCTTGAAGACCAGAAGCATCCTCCTTTCAGGAGAGATCAACAAGGAGAGTGCGGAGGCTGTGATCAAGCAGCTTTTGGTGCTTGAAGGCGAGAGCAACGAACCGATCAAGATTTTCATCAACAGCCCCGGCGGCGATGTCGATGCCGGATATGCCATCTATGACATGGCCCGCTTCGTCACCGCCCCCGTCACCATGATCGGCATGGGTCTGGTGGCCAGTGCAGCCTCCCTTGTGTTGCTCGCTGTTCCCGCCGAGCGCCGCTTGGCACTTCCCAACTCAACCTATCTGATTCATCAGCCGATGAGCGGGATGCGCGGGGTGGCCACCGATATCGAGATCCATGCCCAGCATCTGGAAAAACTGCGCCTCAAGCTCGACGCCCTGATCGCCTCCGAAACCGGCAAGAGTGCAGAGGAAGTCCGCCTCGATACCGAACGTGACCACTGGCTCTCAGCCGAAGAGGCAAAGGCCTATGGTCTGGTAAGCAGGATAGTCTCCTCCAGGAGTGAGCTGTAA
- a CDS encoding AAA family ATPase, with amino-acid sequence MKAASVRLGGITIYNFKNVLEGSLSFINTRKTYKASIVGLYGQNGSGKTALIDALELLKYVLCGRTIPEKFAEYINVDSESATLVYQFIVTTSEESFIVSYQFSIQSAQDVSEQNINSIQSTEHRKRVRIYNELLKCPILGEKKIRIGKLIDTDTSQVFLPNPKRLLLIGNDRKIDTDLQVAKKLTSVQSRSFVFSSELLGAIRNVVSKSINSEKERFFYATIIESLVNFGNHELFIINTSNTGIISLNAQPLSFKFSGGKVGAIGSMMLPLNEPAVIPEKAKEVVTKVIQNMNVVLKQLVPDLTIHIKDLGTQVLENGEIGSRIQLMSRKDSKEIPLSYESEGIKKIISILQLLIVVYNQASITVAIDELDSGVFEYLLGELLSIISERGKGQLIFTSHNLRPLETLDRGFIAFTTTNPQNRYVRMINVKDNNNLRDFYFRDIMLGEQDEQLYEQTNNADIALSFREAGEYCGS; translated from the coding sequence ATGAAAGCAGCTTCAGTCAGACTTGGCGGAATTACAATATACAACTTCAAAAATGTACTTGAAGGCTCACTGTCGTTCATAAACACGAGGAAGACTTACAAGGCCAGTATCGTAGGCCTGTATGGACAAAACGGGTCAGGCAAGACAGCGTTGATTGATGCTTTGGAACTCCTGAAATACGTACTGTGTGGGAGAACGATTCCAGAAAAGTTTGCAGAGTACATCAATGTTGATTCAGAATCTGCCACACTTGTCTATCAATTCATCGTAACAACATCGGAGGAGAGTTTCATCGTTTCATACCAATTCAGCATACAGTCTGCTCAAGATGTTTCTGAGCAGAATATCAATTCCATCCAATCAACAGAACACAGGAAACGAGTGCGCATTTACAATGAATTGCTCAAGTGTCCGATTTTAGGTGAGAAGAAAATTAGGATTGGCAAGCTTATCGATACAGATACTTCACAGGTATTCCTTCCGAATCCAAAGCGGCTGCTTCTTATTGGAAATGACAGAAAGATCGATACAGATCTTCAGGTTGCGAAGAAGCTCACAAGTGTCCAATCTCGTTCGTTTGTATTTTCGAGTGAATTGCTGGGTGCTATCAGGAATGTGGTCTCGAAATCTATAAACTCCGAAAAAGAACGTTTCTTCTATGCAACCATCATCGAGAGCCTGGTGAATTTTGGAAACCATGAACTTTTCATCATCAATACAAGCAATACCGGAATTATCAGTCTTAATGCACAGCCTTTGAGCTTCAAGTTCTCTGGAGGAAAGGTAGGCGCCATAGGATCGATGATGCTTCCTCTTAATGAACCGGCTGTGATACCAGAGAAGGCGAAGGAGGTTGTCACCAAGGTGATACAAAACATGAATGTGGTTCTCAAACAGCTAGTTCCTGATCTTACGATACACATCAAGGACTTGGGAACACAAGTACTTGAGAACGGGGAAATTGGAAGTCGTATTCAGCTTATGTCCCGTAAGGACAGCAAGGAAATCCCGCTCAGCTATGAGTCAGAGGGAATCAAGAAAATTATCTCCATCCTCCAGCTTCTCATTGTTGTTTATAATCAGGCTTCCATCACGGTGGCAATAGATGAACTTGATTCGGGAGTTTTTGAATATCTTCTTGGTGAACTGCTCAGCATTATCTCAGAGAGGGGGAAAGGCCAGTTGATCTTCACTTCACACAATCTCCGCCCGCTTGAGACGCTTGACCGAGGATTCATTGCATTTACTACAACAAATCCTCAAAATCGTTATGTCCGAATGATTAACGTCAAGGATAATAACAACCTTCGCGACTTCTATTTCAGGGACATCATGCTTGGAGAACAAGATGAGCAGTTGTATGAGCAGACAAACAACGCAGACATAGCTCTTTCATTCAGAGAAGCTGGAGAATACTGTGGCTCGTAG
- the era gene encoding GTPase Era — protein sequence MKCATVAIIGRPSAGKSTLLNTICEMKVSITASTPQTTRNAIRGIYTDSRGQLIFTDTPGFHLSEKTLNKRLQETALRSLEESDAVLYILDSKRSAGEEELALVSHIAKLKTPVVCVINKADIIRDSEEEAVKAFLAEHLPDRPVLKASAKLDEGVDEILIELFKLAPEGELLYPPDAYTDQNLEFRISEIIREKAINLVTEEIPHAIYVTIEDIEHTEATNTIWVRAAIIVERETQKGIVVGKGGANITKIRKGSEPEIRQIFAGKKLRLDLRVKAQDKWRNNSVVLDKILR from the coding sequence ATGAAATGTGCCACGGTTGCCATCATCGGCCGACCATCAGCAGGTAAAAGCACCCTGCTCAATACCATCTGTGAGATGAAAGTCTCCATCACCGCCTCTACGCCCCAGACGACTCGAAACGCCATCAGGGGAATCTATACCGACAGCCGCGGGCAGTTGATCTTCACCGACACGCCGGGCTTTCATCTCAGCGAGAAGACACTGAACAAGCGCCTGCAGGAGACAGCACTGAGAAGTCTTGAAGAGAGCGATGCAGTGCTCTACATCCTCGACTCCAAGCGCAGTGCAGGCGAGGAAGAACTCGCCCTGGTCTCCCATATTGCAAAGCTCAAGACTCCGGTGGTTTGTGTCATCAACAAGGCAGACATCATTCGCGACAGCGAAGAAGAGGCTGTAAAAGCCTTCCTTGCCGAGCACCTTCCCGACAGGCCGGTGCTGAAAGCTTCGGCCAAGTTGGACGAAGGTGTCGATGAAATTTTGATCGAACTGTTCAAGCTTGCCCCCGAGGGCGAGCTGCTCTACCCCCCCGATGCCTACACCGACCAGAACCTGGAGTTCCGCATCAGCGAGATCATCCGCGAGAAGGCGATCAACCTCGTCACCGAGGAGATTCCCCACGCCATCTATGTCACCATCGAGGACATAGAACACACCGAAGCAACCAATACCATCTGGGTGCGTGCAGCCATTATTGTTGAACGTGAAACCCAAAAGGGTATTGTAGTTGGCAAGGGCGGGGCGAACATCACCAAGATCCGCAAAGGAAGCGAGCCCGAGATCCGCCAGATATTCGCCGGCAAGAAGCTCAGGCTCGACCTCAGGGTGAAAGCCCAGGACAAGTGGAGAAACAACTCCGTAGTGTTGGACAAGATCCTGCGCTAG
- a CDS encoding flavodoxin family protein — protein sequence MHVLMINSSPHQKGCTNRALEEIASVLAQNGIESEILWIGKESLHGCIDCGYCFKHGVCVFNDDKVNEAAQKALACDALILGAPVHYASIAGAGSAFLDRLFRVVSKRMYLKPGASVVSCRRGGASASFDQLNKYFTISGMPVVSSTYWNSVHGNSVEEVEQDLEGLQVMRNLGANLAWLLQSIAAGRQAGLAAPEAERRFVTNYIR from the coding sequence ATGCATGTTTTGATGATCAACAGCAGTCCCCACCAGAAGGGCTGCACCAATCGCGCGCTTGAGGAGATTGCTTCTGTCCTTGCACAGAATGGGATTGAGAGCGAAATCCTGTGGATCGGCAAGGAGAGCCTGCACGGCTGTATCGATTGCGGCTATTGCTTCAAGCATGGTGTCTGCGTCTTCAACGACGATAAAGTGAACGAGGCCGCTCAGAAGGCTCTCGCCTGTGATGCCCTCATTCTTGGAGCCCCGGTGCACTATGCAAGCATTGCAGGGGCGGGCAGTGCCTTCCTGGACCGGTTGTTCCGCGTTGTTTCCAAGCGCATGTATCTCAAGCCCGGGGCTTCGGTAGTTTCCTGCCGCCGTGGAGGGGCAAGTGCTTCCTTTGACCAACTGAACAAGTACTTTACGATCAGCGGCATGCCGGTGGTCTCTTCAACCTATTGGAATTCAGTCCATGGAAACTCAGTGGAAGAAGTCGAGCAGGACCTGGAGGGACTGCAGGTGATGCGCAACCTCGGAGCCAACCTTGCCTGGCTGCTGCAGAGCATTGCTGCAGGCAGGCAAGCAGGTTTGGCAGCTCCTGAGGCTGAAAGACGGTTTGTAACGAATTACATCCGCTAG